The region CGCTGCACCCGCAGCTCGGTGCTGCGCCCGATGCGCGAGGCCACGCTGACGGCCAGAATGGCCCCGATAAACAGCAGGGCGATGTACAGGCCTTCTGGGCGCTCGCGCACCGTGACCACACTGGTGTAGATGAACACGGCGCTCACCAGCGCAAAGGCCGCCGCAGCGGCGCGGTGGCCCCGGCGCAGTTCGGTCAGGAACACTGCCACGGCCGCCGAGGTCATCAGGGCCAGCACGCCCGTGGCGTAGGCCCCAGCCTGGGCGTCCACGTTGGCCCTGAACAGAATGGTCACCAGCGCGCTGATGCCAATAAACAGCAGCACCAGGGGCCGGGTGGCGCGCGCCCAGTCCGGGGCCATGCCGTAGCGGGGCAGGTAGCGCGGCACGATGTTCAGCAGCCCCGCCATGGCCGAGGCCCCGGCAAACCACAGAATCAGGATGGTCGAGACGTCGTACAGGGTGCCAAAGCCCTCACCGAAGCGGTCGTGGGCCAGGAACGCCAGCGCGCGCCCGTTGGCCTTGCCGGGCGGGGTGTCCACCTTCACGGTGGCGGTGGGGCCAGCCGGGGTCACAGTCACGGTCAGGGGCACGGGGCCGCCCACCGTGTTCGCCTGCAGGGTAAAGGTGCCGGTGCGCCCCGGGGGTACCTGCAGGCTGTAGATGTCGCGTGGGCGGGTGGGGTGGTCCAGCGGCACGTTCACCACGGCGCGCCCGCGCTCCAGATCGGCGCTGCTGACCGCCTTGGTGACGCTGGTGGCGGCCCAGAACTCGTGCCGGGGGATGAGCAGCGTGGTCACCACCGAGGACGCCAGCAGCATCACCGACATGATCAGGGCGGCGCTGGTCAGCAGTTTCTTGGCATTGCGGATGCGGCCCAGGGGCTTGGCCGGTTTGTCGTCCGGGTCGCCCTTGACCAGCGGCATCACCACCACGCCGGTTTCAAAACCCGACAGACCCAGCGCCAGCGCCGGAAAGACCAGCAGCGCCGCGCCGATGATGGCCAGCGGCGATACGTACGCCTGCCCCAGCGCGCCCCACCAGCCGCTCAGCAGCTCTGGCTGGCGCAGAATCTCCAGCAGGCCGCTGCCCGCCACCACCACGCTCAGGCCCAGGTACAGCACCACGATGCCCACGGCAATGCCCACCGCTTCCTTGAAGCCTTTCAGGAACACGGCCCCCAGCAGTGCCAGCAGCACCAGCGTCACGCCCACCTGCCGGCCTTCAAGCGCCTCGTGCAGCAGCGGGTTTTCAATCAGGTGGGCGGTGGCGTCGGCAGCCGACAGGGTGATGGTGATCACGAACCCGGTGGCCACAAAGCCAATCAGGATCAGAACCAGAATCTTGCTGGGCCAGTAGCTCAGCAGCCGCTCCAGCATGGACAGACTGCCGTCGCCGTGCGGGCTTTCCTCCGCCACTCGGCGGTACATGGGCAGCGCGCCAAACAGGGTGACCAGCACCAGCACCAGCGTGGCAATGGGCGACAGGGCCCCGGCCGCCAGCGCGGCAATTCCGGGCTGATAGCCCAGGGTGGAAAAGTAGTCCACGCCGGTCAGGCACATCACCTTCCACCACGGCTGGGTGTGGTGCTGGGCGGCCACCTGCTGCTCTTCTTCGTAAAAGCCCTGGGGTTCAGGTTGATTGGTTTCCAGAAACCATGTCATGAACGGGCTGCGTTCGCCGGAGGCCATGACCGGCAGCCTACACCTGGACCGGGGGCGCGTGGATCAAGTCTCCGGGGCCGGGAAGGGGATTGCCTGTACAGTCAGGACCGCAGACCCAGCCAATGGCCCACAGAGGGTTCACGGTACTGCCACCAGTGCAGCGCCACGCTGGCCACAAGCAGGGCGCAGCCCAGGAAGAAGACAGTGGGCGAGGCCGCCGCAGCCCCTGGATGAGACAGCAGTGCCAAGACACTGCTGGTGATCTGACGCAGACCTGCACAGCAGCAGAGAAGCGCAGCTGGCAACAGCGGAGAGATGAGCGGCACCAGGCCAGGAAAACGGGGCCGCCAGGCAGCCCGGGAGCGCCATTCCACCCACGGGGCCAGGCACAGCCACGCGCCGCACACCCACAGCCCAGCGGTGGCCAAGGCGTGTGCGGCCAGAAGAGGAACGAGCAAAACGGCCATAGGTTTCACCGTAGCCCAGCGGCCGGCCGGCTGGTGCTGAGGTTGAGGCCCCCAGCGCGGCCGGGCGCTACCCTGCAGGCATGACCCTGCAGCCTCTGGTGCCTGGTGCGTGGTATCTGCCGGGCGCGGTGAACAGTGTGGTGCTTGAAGACGGCCAGGGCGGCGCCCTGCTGGTGGACACCGGCCTGGACGAGGGCCACGCCCGCAAGCTGCTGCGGGCGCTGGACGGCGCGGGGCTGCGGCCCACCGCCGTGCTGAACACCCACAGCCACGCCGACCACCACGGCGGCAACACCACTGTCCTGCGGCGCTGGCCTGACCTGGAGGTCTGGGCGCCGCCGCTGGAAGCGGCCATCATCGCCCACCCGATGCTGGAACCGCTGGGGCTGTTCGGGGCCCGGCCCCCCCGGGAACTGCAGACCAAGTTCCTGCTGGCCCCGGCCAGTCCGGCGCGCCCCCTGCCGGGCACCGGGCCCCTGATTCTGGGCGGCGTGCCCCTGGAGCTGCTGGATGTGCCGGGCCACGCCCTGCAGATGGTGGCGGTTCGCTGTGGGGAGCTGCTGTACGCCGCCGACGCCCTGTTTGGCCCGGAGGCGCTGGCCAAGCATCCCCTGACCTTCTGCGCGGATTCGGCCGCCCAGAAGGCCAGTGCGGCGGCGCTGGGGGCGCTGGCGGGCGTGCAGGTGACCCTGCCCGGGCACGGCGCACCCACCGCTGATCTGCCGGGGCTGGCGGCGGCCAACCTCGCCGCCTATGACCGGACCACTGCGGCCGTGCAGGCGGCGGTCGCGGCGGCGCCCGGCACCGTGGACGAGTTGCTGGCCCGCGTGTGCGTCGCGCTGGGGCTCACCATGACTGGCCCGGGCGCGGTGGTCCTGAACCGCGCGGTGGTCAGCGCGCACCTGACCGAGGGGCTGGAGGGGGGCCGGGTGGCCCTGAGCGTGGACGGCCAGCGCCTGCTGTTCACGCTTGCGTGAAGAAACGCCGTATAGGCCGGAGGCGGAGGGTGGGGGTACGGTGGCCCCATGACCAAGAAGAGTGCAGACGGCAAGAAAGCCCAGAGCGGCCAGAAGGCGGGCGAGCGCGGCGCCCGGGGGGCCAACCGGGGTGCTGGCGCCCTGGCTGAGAGCGGGAGCCGGAGCGCGGCCCCCAGCGACGGTAAGCCGGCAGCGGGGCAGCCCACCGGCCGCGCCAATGCCGACGCCGCACATCTGAACGCCACGAACAACGCCCTGGTGGATCACGCCTACCTCACCGAGGATGAATTCGGCACGGTGGCCGAGACCCTGCAGCGCAACCTCGCCACCACCATCAGCCTGTACCTGAAGTTCAAGAAGTACCACTGGGACATTCGAGGGCGCTTCTTCCGCGACCTGCATCTGGCCTACGACGAGTTCATTGCCATGATCTTCCCCGCCATTGACGAGCAGGCCGAGCGCCTCGTGGCCCTGGGTGGCAGTCCTATCGCGGCGCCCGCCGACATCGAGCGCTACAGCACCGTGACCGTGCCCACTGAGACGGTCCGCGACGCCCGCACCCAGGTGAGCGATCTGGTGGCGGACCTGACGCGCGTGGGCCGGGGCTACCGCGACGACTCGCAAACCGTGGACGACGCCAACGACCCCGCCACGGCCGACCTGTACAACGGCTACGCCGCCACCGTGGACAAGATCCGCTGGATGCTGCAGGCCATGATGGACGACGAGCGGATGAATTGAGCGGATG is a window of Deinococcus arcticus DNA encoding:
- a CDS encoding amino acid transporter, whose product is MASGERSPFMTWFLETNQPEPQGFYEEEQQVAAQHHTQPWWKVMCLTGVDYFSTLGYQPGIAALAAGALSPIATLVLVLVTLFGALPMYRRVAEESPHGDGSLSMLERLLSYWPSKILVLILIGFVATGFVITITLSAADATAHLIENPLLHEALEGRQVGVTLVLLALLGAVFLKGFKEAVGIAVGIVVLYLGLSVVVAGSGLLEILRQPELLSGWWGALGQAYVSPLAIIGAALLVFPALALGLSGFETGVVVMPLVKGDPDDKPAKPLGRIRNAKKLLTSAALIMSVMLLASSVVTTLLIPRHEFWAATSVTKAVSSADLERGRAVVNVPLDHPTRPRDIYSLQVPPGRTGTFTLQANTVGGPVPLTVTVTPAGPTATVKVDTPPGKANGRALAFLAHDRFGEGFGTLYDVSTILILWFAGASAMAGLLNIVPRYLPRYGMAPDWARATRPLVLLFIGISALVTILFRANVDAQAGAYATGVLALMTSAAVAVFLTELRRGHRAAAAAFALVSAVFIYTSVVTVRERPEGLYIALLFIGAILAVSVASRIGRSTELRVQRVKLDDTALAMLQEVGARGLPVRFIANHLDEGNDLEYREKALDVRLGNHLSPGEAALFLEVAIRDASDFSTAVNVTGVRVGSHLILRATGSSVPNTLAAVLLHVRDLTGVPPHVYFEWSTKGPAVNALRFLLAGEGDIPPLTHEILRVAEREEARRPRVHVGE
- a CDS encoding MBL fold metallo-hydrolase, producing the protein MTLQPLVPGAWYLPGAVNSVVLEDGQGGALLVDTGLDEGHARKLLRALDGAGLRPTAVLNTHSHADHHGGNTTVLRRWPDLEVWAPPLEAAIIAHPMLEPLGLFGARPPRELQTKFLLAPASPARPLPGTGPLILGGVPLELLDVPGHALQMVAVRCGELLYAADALFGPEALAKHPLTFCADSAAQKASAAALGALAGVQVTLPGHGAPTADLPGLAAANLAAYDRTTAAVQAAVAAAPGTVDELLARVCVALGLTMTGPGAVVLNRAVVSAHLTEGLEGGRVALSVDGQRLLFTLA
- a CDS encoding Dps family protein, with product MTKKSADGKKAQSGQKAGERGARGANRGAGALAESGSRSAAPSDGKPAAGQPTGRANADAAHLNATNNALVDHAYLTEDEFGTVAETLQRNLATTISLYLKFKKYHWDIRGRFFRDLHLAYDEFIAMIFPAIDEQAERLVALGGSPIAAPADIERYSTVTVPTETVRDARTQVSDLVADLTRVGRGYRDDSQTVDDANDPATADLYNGYAATVDKIRWMLQAMMDDERMN